The Paenibacillus macerans genome includes a window with the following:
- a CDS encoding aminoglycoside N(3)-acetyltransferase, whose product MEEINGKLITVETLRADMVNLGVREGATLLVHSSFKSLGEWVCGGPAAVVLALEAAVGETGTIVMPTHSGDLTDPSGWGNPPVPEAWWEAIREQMPAYDPSLTLPLKMGVIPETFRKQEGTLRSGHPLYSFAARGARADRIVTAHSLAYGLGNESPLARIYDLRGDVLLLGVGHGNNTSIHLAECRSDYPGKTKLINKAPMNVNGVRRWVEFPDVAYDADDFEQLGADFAQDTGLVKKGKIAGAEAMLMPQRDLVDYAVEWLASHRTELEG is encoded by the coding sequence ATGGAAGAGATCAACGGCAAGTTAATTACGGTGGAAACGCTGCGGGCGGATATGGTTAACCTTGGCGTTCGGGAGGGAGCGACGCTGCTCGTACACTCCTCTTTTAAATCGTTAGGGGAATGGGTGTGCGGAGGGCCTGCCGCCGTCGTGCTTGCCCTGGAAGCCGCGGTGGGGGAAACGGGCACGATCGTGATGCCGACCCATAGCGGCGATTTGACCGACCCGTCCGGCTGGGGGAATCCGCCGGTGCCTGAGGCGTGGTGGGAGGCGATCCGCGAGCAAATGCCCGCGTACGATCCGTCGCTAACGCTTCCGCTCAAGATGGGCGTCATTCCGGAAACGTTCCGCAAGCAGGAGGGAACCCTGCGCAGCGGGCACCCGCTTTATTCCTTTGCCGCCCGGGGCGCTCGCGCGGATCGCATCGTTACGGCGCATTCCCTGGCGTACGGGCTTGGAAACGAGTCGCCGCTGGCCCGGATTTATGATCTGCGCGGAGACGTGCTGCTGCTGGGCGTCGGGCACGGCAACAACACCTCCATCCATTTGGCGGAATGCCGGTCCGATTATCCGGGCAAAACGAAGCTCATCAACAAGGCCCCGATGAATGTTAACGGCGTAAGACGTTGGGTCGAGTTCCCGGACGTCGCCTACGATGCCGACGATTTTGAACAGCTGGGGGCGGATTTTGCGCAGGATACGGGGTTGGTGAAAAAAGGAAAGATCGCCGGGGCCGAGGCGATGCTCATGCCCCAGCGCGATTTGGTCGACTATGCCGTCGAATGGCTTGCAAGCCATAGAACGGAGCTGGAAGGATAA
- a CDS encoding bactofilin family protein, which yields MKLRGNRQQPERLDPNTTDTLIGEGSVFEGKIKSEAGVRIEGQITGDIECEGDVTIGEKGLVHSNILARNIIIAGEVHGNVQAKNKLSITSKGKLYGNIVTAALSVEEGSIFEGTSKMSGGASAASAAVLSPGIKETAAAAEAANAGENR from the coding sequence ATGAAACTAAGAGGCAATAGGCAGCAGCCCGAGAGGCTCGACCCGAACACGACCGACACGTTGATTGGCGAAGGCAGCGTTTTTGAAGGAAAAATCAAATCGGAGGCCGGCGTGCGCATCGAGGGTCAAATTACCGGAGACATCGAATGCGAAGGGGACGTTACGATCGGGGAGAAGGGGCTGGTTCACTCCAACATTCTGGCCAGAAACATCATTATCGCCGGGGAAGTCCACGGCAATGTACAGGCCAAAAACAAGCTGTCGATCACGTCCAAAGGAAAGCTTTACGGAAATATCGTAACCGCGGCGCTTTCCGTTGAAGAGGGCAGTATTTTTGAAGGAACGAGCAAAATGAGCGGCGGCGCCTCCGCTGCTTCGGCAGCGGTCTTAAGCCCCGGCATCAAAGAAACCGCGGCCGCGGCCGAAGCGGCGAATGCGGGGGAAAACCGCTAG
- the ligD gene encoding non-homologous end-joining DNA ligase has protein sequence MPKSIKGTILVDGAEVPVSNPDKLLWPEAGISKRIYLEKLAELSPYLLKYCKNRLLTTIRYPGGIHGKFFYQKNAPDPLPPFVRTALHENIRYVVMDSLPVLLWLGNLACIEFHPSLHYVGESLPCEWMIDLDPSREEEPRIMEAAAIVGDVLASLGLASVPKTSGATGVQIIVPVEYGVTFDELRSIGHFVARYVTEKHPGLFTIERLKKDRGDKIYFDYLQHYGGKTLAAPYTPRARAAASVSTPLTWEEVRKDPKPSDFNLLNIGRRLKERRDLLAAVPPQSVKLILQHLRGPVKV, from the coding sequence ATGCCGAAATCGATCAAAGGCACCATCCTCGTCGATGGCGCGGAAGTGCCCGTATCCAATCCCGACAAGCTGCTCTGGCCGGAAGCCGGCATCAGCAAACGGATCTATTTGGAGAAGCTCGCCGAGCTGTCGCCGTACCTGCTGAAATACTGCAAAAACCGCCTGCTGACGACGATCCGTTATCCCGGGGGCATCCACGGCAAATTTTTTTACCAGAAAAACGCGCCCGACCCGCTCCCGCCGTTCGTGCGCACGGCGCTGCACGAGAACATCCGGTACGTCGTTATGGACAGCCTGCCCGTCCTGCTCTGGCTGGGCAATTTGGCCTGCATTGAATTTCATCCTTCGCTGCATTACGTAGGGGAAAGCTTGCCCTGCGAATGGATGATCGACCTCGATCCGTCCCGGGAGGAAGAGCCGCGGATCATGGAGGCGGCCGCCATCGTCGGCGATGTTTTGGCTTCATTGGGACTTGCCTCCGTGCCCAAAACGTCGGGGGCCACCGGCGTGCAGATCATCGTCCCCGTCGAATACGGAGTTACCTTCGATGAATTGCGCTCCATCGGCCACTTTGTGGCCCGCTACGTCACCGAAAAACATCCGGGCCTGTTCACCATCGAACGGTTGAAAAAGGACCGGGGCGACAAAATCTATTTCGACTATCTGCAGCATTACGGCGGCAAAACGCTGGCCGCGCCATACACGCCGAGAGCCCGCGCCGCAGCCAGCGTCTCGACGCCTTTGACTTGGGAGGAGGTGCGCAAGGATCCCAAACCGTCCGACTTCAACCTGCTGAACATCGGCCGGCGCCTGAAGGAACGCAGGGATTTGCTGGCGGCCGTTCCGCCCCAGTCCGTCAAGCTGATTCTGCAGCATTTGCGCGGCCCCGTGAAGGTGTAA
- the tsaE gene encoding tRNA (adenosine(37)-N6)-threonylcarbamoyltransferase complex ATPase subunit type 1 TsaE translates to MVEFDKPFASYVYEAEDLHGTEKLAAHLARQALPGTVIALDGDLGAGKTAFSQLFARHLGVTDTVNSPTFTLIKEYEGRLPFYHMDVYRLSLEEAEELGLDEYFYGAGVSLVEWASLIEELLPANLLQIYIETVSATARKMHIKGRGEPYEAWVSALQKNGVS, encoded by the coding sequence ATGGTGGAATTTGACAAACCCTTTGCTTCGTACGTTTATGAGGCCGAGGATCTGCACGGAACGGAAAAACTGGCGGCCCATTTGGCCCGGCAGGCGCTGCCGGGAACGGTGATCGCGCTGGACGGCGATTTGGGAGCGGGGAAGACGGCGTTTTCCCAATTGTTCGCGAGACACCTGGGGGTAACGGACACGGTCAACAGTCCGACGTTTACGTTGATCAAAGAATACGAGGGCAGGCTGCCGTTTTATCATATGGACGTGTACCGGTTGTCGCTGGAAGAGGCCGAGGAGCTGGGGCTTGACGAATATTTTTACGGGGCGGGCGTTTCTCTGGTGGAGTGGGCCAGCCTGATTGAGGAGCTGCTTCCGGCAAATTTGCTGCAAATCTATATCGAAACCGTGTCGGCCACGGCGCGGAAAATGCATATCAAAGGGCGGGGCGAACCCTATGAAGCGTGGGTGTCCGCCCTGCAAAAGAATGGGGTCTCCTGA
- a CDS encoding M23 family metallopeptidase yields the protein MRGRFKKKLNRRYTMLVVPEGTNPVFRFKFHFTHMLAVLIAAALLLGSVLALFAVNRSHTSRIGSLEAELSDSSNLFVDKEKEIDRLLSELMELSEKSKTIEAKMSELEQLEAELKSITKDGIIQRTNVNSASLSKNTATEALAAGGVGGDAVPIMEQDIASLVEETKKSITGSLNELPKLQQRLELAKSSLQQYKKMMLIFPTFWPTESVRITSRYGERDNPFDGRGHELHKGLDIGGGVGDPVYAAADGTVTDAGHNSARGNYITVSHPSGLSTIYMHLSKIEAEKGDSVKQGEKIAEMGSTGRSTGPHLHFQVEKNGATVDPELYLRKPGEEDQK from the coding sequence ATGAGGGGAAGATTCAAGAAAAAGTTAAACCGGCGATATACCATGCTGGTCGTACCCGAAGGTACAAATCCCGTATTTCGCTTTAAATTTCATTTTACTCATATGTTAGCCGTTCTGATCGCCGCAGCCCTGCTGCTTGGCTCAGTGTTGGCCTTATTTGCCGTCAATCGCAGCCACACAAGCCGCATCGGTTCGCTGGAGGCGGAGCTTTCCGATTCGTCGAACCTATTCGTCGACAAGGAGAAGGAGATTGACCGGCTATTGTCGGAGCTGATGGAGCTTTCCGAAAAATCCAAAACGATCGAAGCGAAAATGAGTGAATTGGAACAGCTGGAGGCCGAACTGAAGTCGATCACCAAAGACGGCATCATCCAGAGAACCAACGTCAATTCCGCCTCTTTATCCAAAAATACCGCTACGGAAGCTTTGGCGGCGGGAGGCGTTGGCGGCGACGCAGTTCCTATAATGGAACAGGACATCGCCTCCCTCGTGGAGGAAACGAAGAAAAGCATCACCGGCTCGTTAAACGAACTGCCGAAATTGCAGCAGCGGCTGGAACTGGCCAAATCATCGCTGCAGCAGTATAAAAAAATGATGCTCATTTTCCCGACTTTTTGGCCCACGGAATCGGTCCGGATTACGTCCAGATACGGTGAACGGGACAACCCTTTTGACGGCAGGGGGCATGAGCTGCACAAAGGTCTCGATATCGGCGGCGGGGTCGGGGATCCGGTATATGCCGCCGCGGACGGCACAGTGACGGATGCGGGACACAACAGCGCACGGGGCAATTACATAACGGTTTCCCATCCTTCGGGACTCAGCACCATCTATATGCATCTAAGCAAAATCGAAGCGGAAAAAGGAGATTCCGTCAAACAGGGCGAGAAGATCGCGGAAATGGGTTCGACCGGCAGAAGCACGGGGCCCCATTTGCACTTTCAAGTAGAGAAGAACGGAGCTACGGTTGATCCCGAGCTGTATTTAAGAAAACCCGGAGAGGAAGATCAAAAATGA
- a CDS encoding DUF6157 family protein, producing MSYKNAFIRVSPDCPADRAVVPEAGKKGKPIHMIQYELLSQAPYRYNHEELIFEVHIRHKGISEEELCERRQEIGDELFSKPHACMRASALPKKYGWGVHYDEHGKIALYGVDSREYREFCEVQDGRVKLLDGMRSSRK from the coding sequence GTGAGCTACAAGAACGCGTTTATTCGGGTTTCTCCCGATTGTCCGGCGGATAGGGCCGTTGTTCCGGAGGCGGGCAAGAAGGGAAAACCGATTCATATGATCCAGTACGAGCTGCTGTCGCAGGCGCCTTACCGATACAATCATGAGGAACTGATTTTCGAGGTGCATATCCGCCATAAAGGCATTTCCGAGGAAGAACTCTGCGAGCGCAGACAGGAGATTGGGGACGAATTGTTCAGCAAACCGCACGCCTGCATGCGGGCTTCGGCCCTTCCGAAAAAATACGGATGGGGCGTGCATTACGATGAACATGGAAAAATCGCCTTATACGGCGTGGATTCCCGCGAATACCGCGAGTTCTGCGAAGTGCAGGACGGCCGGGTCAAGCTGCTTGACGGGATGCGCAGCAGCCGGAAGTAG
- a CDS encoding DNA ligase, with translation MDLKPVAPFEPIRSETIPQGENWVAQVKWDGVRMLTYRDGRETRLINRKGNDRTAQYPEFIDVPSYCRASSVILDGEMIALSGGKPSFHEIMRRDSLRREREIRFASGRIQAIYMIFDILYYDGGWVTGRTLAERQQLLQEIVVPGDRVQLVPNTRDGQLLFNLMKERGWEGIVCKKLDSPYLIGGKDGRWVKRKLARDLHAAIGGVTYRDGIVNAILLGLYDDEGRFLYIGHAGTGKWKVREWRELTAKIPGLAVPERPFYNVPERIKGAVWIQPALTVKVQFLEWTPGGTMRHPIIQGWGGVPAEECSVSQNM, from the coding sequence ATGGATTTAAAACCGGTCGCGCCGTTTGAACCGATTCGCAGCGAAACGATCCCGCAGGGGGAAAACTGGGTGGCCCAGGTCAAATGGGACGGCGTGCGGATGCTGACCTACCGTGACGGGCGGGAGACGCGCCTCATCAACCGCAAAGGCAACGACCGGACGGCGCAATATCCGGAATTCATCGACGTCCCCTCGTACTGCCGGGCGAGCTCGGTCATCCTTGACGGGGAGATGATCGCTTTATCCGGGGGCAAGCCTTCTTTTCATGAGATCATGCGGCGCGACAGCCTGCGGCGGGAACGGGAAATCCGCTTTGCGAGCGGACGGATTCAGGCCATTTACATGATTTTTGATATTTTATATTACGACGGCGGCTGGGTGACCGGACGTACGCTGGCCGAACGCCAGCAGCTGCTGCAGGAGATCGTCGTTCCCGGCGACCGGGTGCAGCTTGTTCCCAATACCCGGGATGGACAGCTTCTGTTTAACCTGATGAAAGAGCGGGGCTGGGAAGGCATCGTCTGCAAAAAGCTTGACAGCCCGTACCTGATCGGCGGCAAGGATGGCAGATGGGTCAAGCGGAAGCTGGCCCGGGATCTGCATGCGGCGATCGGAGGCGTTACGTACCGGGACGGCATCGTTAACGCGATATTGCTCGGCTTATATGACGACGAAGGGCGGTTTTTGTACATCGGACATGCGGGGACGGGAAAATGGAAGGTTCGGGAGTGGCGCGAGCTGACCGCCAAGATTCCGGGGCTCGCCGTGCCGGAGCGGCCGTTTTACAACGTGCCCGAACGCATCAAAGGGGCCGTCTGGATTCAGCCGGCCCTGACCGTAAAAGTGCAATTTCTGGAGTGGACGCCCGGCGGAACGATGCGCCACCCGATCATACAAGGCTGGGGGGGCGTCCCGGCGGAGGAATGCAGCGTTTCGCAAAACATGTAG
- the tsaD gene encoding tRNA (adenosine(37)-N6)-threonylcarbamoyltransferase complex transferase subunit TsaD, whose translation MVLMQEQDCYILAVETSCDETSAAVVKNGTEVLSNLIASQIETHRAFGGVVPEVASRKHVESITRILEEAVREAGIPPESLSAIAVTEGPGLVGALLVGIMAAKSLAFALEKPLIGVHHIAGHIYANRLMEDILYPSMALVVSGGHTELVLMEREGSFKLLGHTRDDAVGEAYDKVARALGFPYPGGPYVDKLAGEAEEAEELPRAWLEPDSYDFSLSGLKSAVLNAVNQHRMRGEDGYQPAIARGFQESVIEVLVEKAVRAVRATGSRQLLLCGGVAANRGLRSALTERCAGEGISLIIPPLAYCTDNAAMIGAAAYLKWRSGEFSSLGLKAEPSLSLEGWSVQTDN comes from the coding sequence ATGGTATTGATGCAGGAACAGGATTGTTATATTTTGGCGGTGGAAACGAGCTGCGACGAAACCTCCGCCGCCGTCGTCAAAAACGGGACCGAGGTCCTCTCCAATTTGATCGCCAGCCAGATCGAAACGCACCGCGCCTTCGGCGGCGTGGTGCCGGAGGTGGCCTCGCGCAAGCACGTGGAGAGCATTACGCGCATCCTGGAAGAAGCGGTTCGGGAGGCGGGTATCCCGCCGGAGTCGCTGTCCGCGATTGCCGTTACGGAGGGGCCTGGGCTTGTGGGCGCGCTGCTCGTCGGGATTATGGCGGCCAAGAGCCTCGCTTTCGCCCTCGAAAAACCGCTGATCGGCGTACATCATATCGCCGGGCATATCTACGCCAACCGCCTGATGGAGGACATTTTGTATCCTTCTATGGCGCTCGTCGTTTCCGGCGGACATACCGAACTGGTGCTGATGGAACGCGAAGGCAGCTTTAAGCTGCTGGGCCATACCCGCGACGACGCCGTAGGGGAAGCTTACGACAAAGTGGCCCGGGCGCTCGGTTTTCCGTATCCGGGCGGACCCTATGTGGACAAGCTGGCCGGCGAAGCGGAGGAGGCCGAGGAGCTCCCGCGGGCGTGGCTGGAGCCGGATTCCTACGATTTCAGCCTGAGCGGATTGAAATCCGCCGTGCTGAACGCGGTGAACCAGCACCGGATGCGCGGGGAAGACGGCTATCAGCCGGCCATTGCCCGCGGGTTCCAGGAGTCGGTGATCGAAGTGCTGGTGGAGAAGGCAGTACGCGCGGTACGGGCGACCGGTTCGCGCCAGCTCTTGCTTTGCGGCGGAGTCGCCGCGAATCGCGGCCTTCGTTCCGCGCTGACCGAGCGCTGCGCCGGCGAAGGGATATCCTTGATTATTCCGCCGCTGGCTTATTGCACGGACAACGCGGCTATGATCGGCGCCGCCGCTTACCTGAAATGGAGAAGCGGGGAATTTTCCAGCCTTGGGCTGAAGGCCGAGCCTTCCTTGTCGCTGGAGGGCTGGTCCGTTCAAACGGATAACTAA
- a CDS encoding rhodanese-like domain-containing protein encodes MSEIIDGISHINSDELKNLLQNPDDQTIIIDVREPFEYEAGHIPGVPLIPMGEIPHRLEEFDPGKEYVFICRSGSRSFEVARFFRHNGFERVHNYRGGMLNWDGDVEAGLPAE; translated from the coding sequence ATGAGCGAAATCATTGACGGCATTTCCCATATCAACTCGGATGAACTGAAGAACCTGCTGCAAAACCCGGATGACCAAACGATCATTATCGATGTCCGGGAACCTTTCGAATACGAAGCCGGCCACATTCCCGGTGTTCCGCTGATCCCGATGGGCGAAATCCCGCACCGGCTGGAGGAATTCGATCCGGGCAAGGAATACGTGTTTATCTGCCGCAGCGGCAGCCGCAGTTTTGAGGTAGCACGCTTCTTCCGGCATAACGGTTTTGAACGGGTTCACAACTACAGGGGAGGCATGCTGAATTGGGATGGCGATGTGGAAGCGGGGCTCCCCGCCGAATGA
- a CDS encoding Ku protein — protein MHTVWKGAISFGLVHVPVKMFSATEDKDISMKYIHKVCGSPISYVRRCPACDVDVNWEEISRGYEYEKGKFVLFEKEELEQLNDHVEKTITILDFVDLEEIDPIYFQKTYYLSPDQAGSNAYQLLLEAMKQSGKIGIAKIAIRSKSSLAAIRVLEGCLAVETIFYPDEIRPISQVPNLPETIQVNDKELTMAKLLIEQLSTPFEPEKYTDDYREALLELIEHKVSGEEISLAPAKPETNVIDLMAALQASIEAVKPVATDPGPAPAKRTRKPAAKKAKAQPEEGAVAGRGAVGGAATGGAATGGAATGGTPTVAVKPKPKRKSPAKTKAE, from the coding sequence ATGCATACCGTCTGGAAAGGGGCGATCAGCTTCGGGCTGGTCCATGTTCCCGTCAAAATGTTTTCCGCCACGGAGGACAAGGACATCTCCATGAAATATATCCACAAAGTGTGCGGCAGCCCGATCTCCTATGTCCGGCGCTGTCCGGCTTGCGATGTCGATGTCAACTGGGAGGAAATTTCCCGCGGCTACGAATACGAAAAAGGGAAATTCGTCCTGTTTGAAAAAGAGGAGCTTGAGCAGCTGAACGATCACGTCGAAAAAACGATCACCATTCTCGATTTCGTCGATTTGGAAGAGATCGATCCGATTTATTTTCAAAAAACGTATTACCTCTCGCCCGATCAGGCGGGCTCGAACGCCTACCAACTGCTGCTCGAAGCGATGAAGCAGTCGGGGAAAATCGGCATCGCCAAAATCGCCATCCGCTCCAAAAGCAGCCTGGCGGCGATTCGGGTGCTGGAGGGCTGCCTGGCGGTGGAGACGATTTTTTATCCCGATGAAATCCGGCCGATTTCCCAAGTCCCCAACCTCCCGGAAACGATTCAAGTCAACGACAAAGAGCTGACGATGGCCAAATTGCTGATCGAGCAGTTGTCCACCCCGTTTGAGCCGGAAAAATATACCGACGACTACCGGGAGGCGCTGCTTGAACTGATCGAGCACAAGGTGTCCGGCGAGGAGATCAGCCTGGCTCCGGCGAAACCGGAGACCAATGTCATCGACCTGATGGCCGCGCTGCAGGCCAGCATCGAGGCGGTCAAACCGGTTGCGACCGATCCCGGCCCCGCCCCCGCCAAACGAACGCGCAAGCCCGCCGCCAAAAAAGCCAAAGCGCAGCCGGAGGAAGGAGCGGTAGCGGGAAGGGGTGCAGTGGGAGGCGCAGCAACGGGAGGCGCAGCAACGGGAGGCGCAGCAACGGGAGGAACGCCAACCGTCGCGGTCAAACCGAAGCCGAAACGCAAAAGCCCCGCCAAAACGAAAGCCGAATAA
- the tsaB gene encoding tRNA (adenosine(37)-N6)-threonylcarbamoyltransferase complex dimerization subunit type 1 TsaB translates to MNNNYEQRPQQRLLAFDTSTSSLAVAVMEDGRLLAERSMHAERDHSSLLVTAIKECLDAAGLSKRELTGIAAGVGPGSYTGIRIAVTTAKTLAWALRLPVYGVSSLEALALGGWAGASGQDAAKLGAWAAAPAEAGRAKPAAENRRYAGGHWIVPLVDARRGQAYTALFAAPASGGWPQRLAPDAIRLMDGWAGELLQRLTALEPQERPAAVWFVGETGKHEAAIGQLRSAALAPVHPVPYELEGIFMGMAGVKRLRTFPADEVHSLEPNYTQLAEAEAKRLRNG, encoded by the coding sequence ATGAACAACAATTACGAACAGCGGCCGCAGCAGCGGCTTTTGGCGTTTGACACCTCGACGTCGTCGCTGGCGGTAGCGGTCATGGAGGATGGCCGGTTGCTGGCCGAGCGGAGCATGCACGCCGAACGGGATCATTCGTCGCTTTTGGTTACGGCGATCAAGGAATGTCTGGACGCGGCGGGGCTGTCCAAACGGGAATTGACCGGGATCGCCGCCGGGGTCGGGCCAGGCTCGTATACCGGAATCCGGATCGCCGTCACGACGGCCAAAACTTTGGCCTGGGCGCTGCGGCTGCCGGTATATGGCGTCTCGAGCCTGGAGGCGCTGGCGCTGGGCGGCTGGGCCGGCGCCAGCGGGCAGGACGCGGCCAAGCTGGGCGCTTGGGCCGCTGCCCCGGCTGAAGCCGGCCGGGCCAAGCCGGCCGCCGAGAACCGCCGCTACGCCGGCGGCCACTGGATCGTGCCGCTGGTGGACGCGCGGCGCGGCCAGGCCTATACGGCGCTGTTTGCCGCGCCGGCGTCCGGCGGCTGGCCGCAGCGGCTCGCGCCCGACGCCATCCGGCTAATGGACGGCTGGGCCGGCGAGCTGTTGCAGCGCCTTACCGCGCTGGAGCCGCAGGAGCGCCCGGCCGCGGTTTGGTTTGTGGGCGAAACCGGGAAGCACGAAGCGGCCATTGGCCAGCTGCGTTCCGCCGCGTTGGCGCCGGTCCATCCGGTCCCTTACGAACTGGAAGGTATCTTCATGGGAATGGCCGGCGTGAAGCGGCTGCGGACGTTTCCGGCCGACGAGGTTCATTCGCTTGAGCCGAACTATACCCAGTTGGCCGAAGCGGAAGCCAAGCGGCTGCGCAACGGGTGA
- a CDS encoding VanW family protein, whose protein sequence is MVKPVKRSKFRIWLGTCFYRTQRYLNWWFGPDKLAKQRITELFPHRIFQHQTVLLRQLKDVDMQLQYNKIINLKLAVKNIDWLIIRPGETFSFWRTIGKPTRKKGYVNGIVLHYGKFKQGIGGGLCQLANLLYWMALHSPLEITERHRHSYDVFPDSGRTQPFGSGATCSYNYLDLKLYNPGPEPLQLHVYLTERYLAGEVRSMKEPHYRYEVYEKDHRISQEYWGGYIRHNLLFRRTYNLAGEIMRDEYVTENHALMMYEPLLESGSGGKNAAEPSNGRSRVM, encoded by the coding sequence ATGGTGAAACCGGTTAAAAGGTCAAAATTTCGAATTTGGTTAGGAACTTGTTTCTATCGGACTCAGCGTTACCTGAATTGGTGGTTTGGTCCGGATAAGCTGGCCAAACAGCGGATAACCGAACTTTTTCCCCACCGGATTTTTCAGCATCAAACGGTTTTGCTTAGGCAGCTCAAGGATGTCGATATGCAACTGCAATACAACAAAATAATTAACCTCAAGCTGGCGGTGAAGAACATTGACTGGCTGATCATCCGGCCGGGGGAGACCTTTTCGTTTTGGAGAACGATAGGCAAACCGACGCGGAAAAAAGGGTACGTAAACGGCATAGTATTGCACTACGGGAAATTCAAGCAGGGAATAGGAGGCGGTTTATGTCAACTAGCCAATTTGCTTTATTGGATGGCGTTGCATTCACCGCTTGAAATAACGGAGCGCCACCGCCACAGCTATGACGTATTTCCCGATTCGGGAAGAACCCAGCCCTTTGGAAGCGGAGCCACCTGCTCCTACAACTACCTTGATTTAAAGCTGTATAACCCCGGTCCGGAACCGCTGCAGCTCCACGTTTATTTAACGGAGCGGTATTTGGCCGGAGAAGTCAGATCCATGAAGGAACCGCACTATCGCTATGAGGTTTATGAAAAGGATCACCGGATTTCCCAGGAATATTGGGGAGGTTACATCCGGCATAATTTGCTGTTCCGGCGCACCTACAACCTTGCGGGTGAAATAATGCGGGACGAGTACGTCACGGAAAACCATGCGTTGATGATGTATGAGCCGCTGCTGGAGTCCGGAAGCGGAGGCAAGAATGCCGCCGAACCCTCCAATGGAAGGAGTCGGGTTATGTGA
- the rimI gene encoding ribosomal protein S18-alanine N-acetyltransferase, which translates to MISRKAENFNPENVGFRTMKLEDIPDIMVIEHESFTLPWSEEAFRNELTHNHFARYLVMEYNGQPIGYAGMWTIVDEAHVTNIAVRTAYRGLHLGEKLLRRMMKWAAELGMVRMTLEVRVSNEVARSLYGKMGFSPAGVRRGYYSDNHEDALIMWCELPKRPHRAGNTEGSEWY; encoded by the coding sequence ATGATCTCAAGGAAAGCGGAGAATTTCAACCCCGAAAACGTCGGCTTCCGCACCATGAAGCTGGAGGACATCCCGGATATTATGGTCATCGAGCATGAATCGTTTACGTTGCCCTGGAGCGAAGAGGCGTTTCGCAACGAATTGACTCATAATCATTTTGCCCGCTATTTGGTGATGGAATATAACGGCCAGCCGATCGGCTATGCCGGCATGTGGACGATCGTGGATGAAGCGCATGTGACGAATATTGCGGTGAGAACCGCATACCGCGGGTTGCATTTGGGGGAAAAGCTGCTCCGCCGCATGATGAAATGGGCGGCCGAGCTCGGCATGGTCCGGATGACGCTGGAGGTTCGCGTTTCCAACGAGGTAGCGCGTTCACTCTATGGAAAAATGGGCTTTTCCCCTGCAGGAGTAAGAAGAGGGTATTATTCCGATAATCATGAGGATGCGCTCATTATGTGGTGCGAGCTGCCGAAGCGGCCGCACCGGGCAGGGAACACGGAAGGAAGCGAATGGTATTGA